The following are from one region of the Cyanobium gracile PCC 6307 genome:
- a CDS encoding acyl-CoA desaturase yields MGPLFILVSHLGCLLLLVTGLSLTAAGWALALYLIRMLATTAIYHRLITHGSYRAPRLVHWIGSLVGASAGQMGPSWWKAHHLAHHRHVDTDLDPHSPLKPQAGLGGFWRSQVGWLLEPSFFPERLPADVEADPVLRLIDRLHFVPLLALGWVSYLLGGPEWLAAFFLSTTLLFHGVATVNSLAHIAGERPFITDDMSRNNGWVALITLGEGWHNLHHAFQWSVRQGYGVRGGRIRPLPDPTYVFIRGLERLGWADRLRLPAAEDLLERARP; encoded by the coding sequence TTGGGGCCGCTCTTCATCCTGGTGTCGCACCTCGGTTGCCTGCTGCTGCTGGTCACCGGGCTGAGCCTGACAGCAGCGGGCTGGGCGCTGGCGCTCTACCTGATCCGGATGCTGGCCACCACCGCGATCTACCACCGCTTGATCACCCATGGCAGCTACCGGGCGCCAAGGCTGGTGCACTGGATCGGTTCCCTGGTGGGGGCCTCGGCGGGGCAGATGGGACCGAGCTGGTGGAAGGCCCATCACCTGGCCCACCATCGCCATGTGGACACCGACCTCGATCCCCATTCGCCCTTGAAGCCACAGGCGGGCCTGGGTGGGTTCTGGCGCTCCCAGGTGGGCTGGCTGCTGGAGCCCTCGTTCTTCCCGGAGCGGTTGCCCGCCGATGTGGAGGCCGATCCTGTGCTCAGGCTGATCGATCGCCTGCATTTCGTTCCGCTGCTGGCTCTGGGCTGGGTCTCCTATCTCCTTGGCGGACCCGAGTGGCTGGCGGCCTTCTTCCTGAGCACCACCTTGCTCTTCCACGGAGTGGCCACGGTGAATTCCCTGGCCCACATCGCCGGTGAGCGGCCGTTCATCACCGACGACATGAGCCGGAACAACGGCTGGGTGGCGCTGATCACCCTCGGTGAGGGCTGGCACAACCTGCATCACGCCTTCCAGTGGTCGGTGCGACAGGGCTACGGGGTGCGGGGCGGCCGTATCAGGCCGCTGCCCGATCCCACCTACGTCTTCATCCGCGGCCTTGAGCGTCTGGGCTGGGCGGATCGGCTGCGCCTGCCGGCGGCGGAGGATCTGCTGGAGCGGGCACGCCCGTGA
- a CDS encoding DUF2752 domain-containing protein, which produces MNTAGRRWIRRLERCGPLLPLGATGLLVLKGLHPGLPGFSCPLRALTGIPCPTCYLTRATAASLVGRFDDAMALHAFGPVVAAGLVVWSLAALRTRRLVPRVLRGWHLAAMGVLLLLYWAGRMGLTYGIGLQAFPLR; this is translated from the coding sequence GTGAACACCGCCGGTCGGCGCTGGATCCGCCGGCTGGAACGCTGCGGCCCCCTCCTGCCGCTGGGGGCCACCGGCCTGCTGGTGCTGAAGGGTCTGCATCCTGGCCTGCCTGGCTTCAGCTGCCCGTTGCGGGCGCTCACCGGCATCCCCTGTCCCACCTGCTACCTGACCCGGGCCACGGCCGCGAGCCTGGTGGGTCGCTTCGACGACGCCATGGCCCTGCACGCCTTCGGCCCGGTGGTGGCCGCCGGCCTGGTGGTCTGGTCGCTGGCGGCCCTGCGGACCCGCCGGCTGGTGCCCCGGGTGCTGCGGGGCTGGCACTTGGCGGCCATGGGCGTGCTGCTGCTGCTCTACTGGGCCGGCCGGATGGGCCTGACCTATGGCATCGGCCTGCAGGCGTTTCCGCTCCGATGA
- a CDS encoding cysteine desulfurase family protein, producing MLTYLDHHASTPCDPAVVAAMAPWWTANAANPSSRLHRPSLEAGAAVDIARHRVAGALGMADDAVIFTSGATEANNLALRGVAEAALERGEPRRRLVTLATEHRAVLEPLAWLERHGFPLTVLPVAADGLVDPDRLAVALGPDTLLLSVMAANNEIGVLQPLAGIGALCRDRGVLFHCDAAQAVGHIPLAMADLGIDLLSLSGHKLYGPKGVGALLRRPGVPVAPQQLGGGQEGGLRGGTLPVPLIVGLGAAVAGALADREERAGRLGALRDRLWEGLAALGGVRRNGHPRQCLPHSLNVSVGGVDGARLHRQLRRVLAVSSGSACSQGSPSHVLAALGLDRRGAGAAIRFGLGRGTTAADIDLAVAAVGEAVAELRGPV from the coding sequence ATGCTGACGTACCTCGACCACCACGCGAGCACCCCGTGCGATCCGGCGGTGGTGGCGGCCATGGCGCCCTGGTGGACGGCGAACGCCGCCAACCCCTCCAGCCGGCTGCACCGGCCGTCCCTGGAGGCGGGCGCGGCGGTGGACATCGCCCGCCACCGGGTGGCCGGGGCGCTGGGCATGGCCGACGACGCGGTGATCTTCACGAGCGGCGCCACCGAAGCCAACAACCTGGCGTTGCGCGGGGTGGCCGAGGCGGCCCTGGAGCGGGGGGAACCTCGCCGCCGGCTGGTGACCCTGGCCACGGAGCACCGGGCCGTGCTGGAGCCGCTGGCCTGGCTGGAGCGCCATGGGTTTCCCCTCACCGTGCTGCCCGTGGCGGCCGATGGCCTCGTGGACCCCGACCGGCTGGCGGTGGCCCTGGGGCCCGACACCCTGCTCCTGTCGGTGATGGCGGCGAACAACGAGATCGGTGTACTGCAACCCCTGGCCGGCATCGGCGCCCTCTGCCGCGACCGGGGCGTGCTGTTCCACTGCGACGCCGCCCAGGCGGTGGGCCACATCCCCCTGGCCATGGCCGACCTCGGCATTGACCTGCTCAGCCTCAGCGGCCACAAGCTCTACGGACCCAAGGGGGTGGGGGCCCTGCTGCGGCGCCCGGGGGTGCCCGTGGCCCCCCAGCAACTCGGCGGCGGCCAGGAGGGCGGGCTGCGGGGCGGCACCCTGCCGGTGCCGCTGATCGTGGGCCTCGGCGCTGCGGTGGCCGGCGCCCTGGCCGACCGGGAGGAGAGGGCCGGACGGCTCGGGGCCCTGCGGGACCGGCTCTGGGAGGGGCTGGCGGCCCTGGGCGGGGTGCGCCGCAACGGCCATCCGCGCCAGTGCCTGCCCCACAGCCTCAATGTCAGCGTCGGGGGCGTGGACGGCGCCCGTCTGCACCGCCAGCTGCGCCGGGTGCTGGCTGTGAGCAGCGGTTCGGCCTGCAGCCAGGGCAGCCCCTCCCACGTGCTGGCCGCCCTCGGCCTCGACCGTCGCGGGGCCGGTGCCGCGATCCGCTTCGGCCTGGGCCGGGGCACCACGGCGGCGGACATCGACCTCGCCGTGGCGGCGGTGGGCGAGGCGGTGGCGGAGCTGCGGGGGCCTGTCTAG
- the rsmH gene encoding 16S rRNA (cytosine(1402)-N(4))-methyltransferase RsmH — protein sequence MAVSFAHLPVLADSVLAAFSGLPGQPAGAGDGAGDAREALLLDCTLGGGGHSALLLAEHPALRLIGLDRDPAARAAAAERLAPFGDRAMIQAANFADFTPPAPLVGVLADLGVSSPQLDEPGRGFSFRAPGPLDMRMDPAAGETAAELIDRLEESALADLIHGYGEERLSRRIARRLVAERPWAGSGRTTADLAYAVAGCFPPKARHGRIHPATRTFQALRIAVNDELGALDRLLERAPDWLVPGGLLAVISFHSLEDRRVKTAFLSDPRLERLTRKPLVASEEEEQANPRSRSAKLRVARRVA from the coding sequence ATGGCCGTTTCGTTCGCCCATCTCCCGGTTCTGGCCGATTCGGTGCTTGCAGCCTTCTCCGGGTTGCCTGGACAACCGGCCGGCGCCGGTGACGGGGCTGGCGATGCCCGGGAGGCGCTGCTGCTCGACTGCACCCTCGGCGGAGGCGGCCACAGTGCCCTGCTGCTGGCGGAGCACCCCGCTCTGCGCCTGATCGGCCTCGACCGGGACCCCGCCGCCCGGGCCGCGGCTGCTGAGCGGCTCGCCCCCTTCGGCGATCGGGCCATGATCCAGGCCGCCAACTTCGCCGACTTCACCCCGCCCGCCCCCCTGGTGGGGGTGCTGGCCGATCTGGGCGTCAGCAGTCCCCAGCTGGACGAGCCCGGCCGGGGCTTCAGCTTCCGCGCCCCCGGCCCCCTGGACATGCGCATGGATCCTGCCGCCGGTGAGACCGCCGCCGAGCTGATCGACCGGCTGGAGGAGTCGGCGCTGGCGGACCTGATCCACGGCTATGGCGAGGAGCGGCTGTCGCGCCGGATCGCCCGGCGCCTGGTGGCCGAACGCCCCTGGGCCGGCAGCGGCCGCACCACGGCCGATCTGGCCTATGCCGTGGCCGGCTGCTTCCCCCCCAAGGCGCGCCACGGCCGGATCCACCCGGCCACCCGCACCTTCCAGGCCCTGCGGATCGCGGTCAACGACGAGCTCGGTGCCCTCGACCGGTTGCTGGAGCGGGCCCCCGACTGGCTGGTGCCCGGCGGTCTGCTGGCGGTGATCAGCTTCCACTCCCTCGAGGACCGGCGCGTCAAGACCGCCTTCCTCAGTGACCCCCGCCTGGAGCGGCTCACCCGCAAGCCGCTGGTGGCCAGTGAGGAGGAGGAGCAGGCCAACCCCCGCAGCCGCTCCGCCAAGCTGCGGGTGGCCCGCCGCGTGGCCTGA
- a CDS encoding pseudouridine synthase, with amino-acid sequence MGWWIDVPPSLALSLPPGWLPSRPNGGWAYRDRISPAAAGLGVVAFYAGRYGHTSATVWERRLAAGEISRNGVPLRADAILAGADRLVWQRPPWPEPAVPAHWGVIHDDGDLLVIDKPSGLPVLPAGGFLEHTVLRLLERRHGGDPGGVPRPVHRLGRFTSGLLVCARRPASRAWLSAQLRESTGSLANGASGGVGGGVGGGVGGGAPPCRKLYRALLVPGRLALATGDSLAITTAIGRRPHPPLGEIWCAAEAGDPGALPARSQLTLLAKGSEADLVEVAIVSGRPHQIRIHCAAIGAPLRGDPLYVPGGRARPGGLPGEGGYRLQARWLRLQPPEGLALELEAPPAEGLD; translated from the coding sequence ATGGGCTGGTGGATTGATGTTCCCCCGTCCCTGGCTCTGAGCCTGCCGCCGGGCTGGCTGCCCTCCCGCCCCAACGGCGGCTGGGCCTACCGCGACCGCATCTCCCCCGCGGCGGCCGGCCTGGGGGTCGTCGCCTTCTACGCCGGCCGCTACGGCCACACCAGCGCGACGGTATGGGAACGGCGTCTGGCGGCCGGCGAGATCAGCCGCAACGGGGTGCCGCTGCGGGCCGATGCGATCCTTGCCGGCGCTGATCGACTCGTATGGCAGCGTCCCCCCTGGCCGGAGCCCGCCGTCCCGGCCCACTGGGGCGTGATCCATGACGACGGGGATCTGCTGGTGATCGACAAGCCCAGCGGCCTGCCCGTGCTGCCGGCGGGCGGCTTCCTGGAGCACACGGTGCTGCGGCTGCTGGAGCGCCGCCATGGCGGCGACCCCGGCGGCGTTCCGCGGCCGGTGCACCGCCTCGGGCGCTTCACCTCCGGTCTGCTGGTGTGTGCCCGCCGGCCGGCCAGCCGCGCCTGGCTGAGCGCCCAGCTGCGGGAAAGCACGGGCTCCCTCGCCAATGGCGCCAGTGGTGGCGTGGGTGGCGGGGTCGGTGGCGGCGTTGGTGGCGGGGCCCCGCCCTGCCGCAAGCTCTACCGGGCCCTGCTGGTGCCGGGCCGGCTGGCGCTGGCGACCGGCGACAGCCTGGCGATCACCACCGCGATCGGTCGGCGGCCCCACCCGCCGCTCGGGGAGATCTGGTGTGCGGCCGAGGCCGGCGATCCGGGCGCCCTGCCGGCCCGCAGCCAGCTCACCCTGCTGGCGAAGGGCAGCGAGGCCGATCTGGTCGAGGTGGCGATCGTCAGCGGACGGCCCCACCAGATCCGCATCCACTGCGCCGCCATCGGGGCGCCGCTGCGGGGGGATCCTCTGTATGTGCCAGGCGGGCGGGCCCGCCCAGGGGGGCTGCCCGGCGAGGGCGGCTACCGGCTCCAGGCCCGCTGGCTGCGGCTGCAGCCGCCGGAAGGGCTGGCCCTGGAGCTGGAGGCCCCACCGGCGGAGGGCCTCGATTGA
- the bchM gene encoding magnesium protoporphyrin IX methyltransferase, which yields MPPELQPPAPAEVHAETQAEKAEVQAYFESTGFERWNRIYSDSEEVNRVQRNIRLGHQKTVDAVLAWLQQQGDLASRSFCDAGCGVGSLSLPLAALGAGSIAASDLSAAMVAEASRRASEAGVASERLSFSVSDLESLQGRYDTVICLDVFIHYPQAAAEAMVRHLAAMAERELIVSFAPYTPLLAVLKQIGQLFPGPSKTTRAYTLREDGIVAAAAAAGFRPVHRSLNQAPFYFSRLIAFERTPA from the coding sequence ATGCCCCCGGAACTGCAACCCCCCGCACCCGCTGAGGTACATGCCGAGACGCAGGCCGAGAAGGCCGAGGTGCAGGCCTACTTCGAGAGCACCGGCTTCGAGCGCTGGAACCGCATCTACAGCGACAGCGAGGAGGTGAACCGGGTCCAGCGCAACATCCGCCTCGGCCATCAGAAGACCGTGGACGCGGTGCTGGCCTGGCTGCAGCAGCAGGGCGACCTGGCGAGCCGCAGCTTCTGCGACGCCGGCTGTGGCGTCGGCAGCCTCAGCTTGCCCCTGGCGGCCCTCGGGGCCGGCTCGATCGCCGCCAGCGATCTCTCCGCCGCCATGGTGGCCGAGGCCAGCCGCCGGGCCAGCGAGGCTGGTGTGGCCTCGGAGCGGCTGAGCTTCAGCGTCTCCGATCTGGAGAGCCTCCAGGGCCGCTACGACACGGTGATCTGCCTGGACGTCTTCATCCACTACCCCCAGGCGGCCGCCGAAGCGATGGTGCGCCACCTGGCCGCCATGGCCGAGCGGGAGCTGATCGTCAGCTTCGCCCCCTACACGCCGCTGCTGGCGGTGCTCAAGCAGATCGGCCAGCTGTTCCCAGGGCCCAGCAAGACCACCCGCGCCTACACCCTGCGGGAAGACGGGATCGTGGCGGCGGCGGCCGCCGCGGGCTTCCGCCCCGTGCACCGCAGCCTCAACCAGGCGCCGTTCTACTTCTCGCGCCTGATCGCCTTCGAGCGCACCCCGGCCTGA
- a CDS encoding NAD(P)H-quinone oxidoreductase subunit H: MTQLETRTEPMVVNFGPHHPSMHGVLRLVVTLDGEDVIDCEPVIGYLHRGMEKIAENRTNVMFVPYVSRWDYAAGMFNEAITVNAPEKLADVPVPKRASYIRVLMLELNRIANHLLWLGPFLADVGAQTPFFYIFREREMIYDLWEAATGQRLINNNYFRIGGVAVDLPYGWLEKCADFCDWFGPKIDEYEKLITNNPIFRKRIEGLGVIGREQAINWSLSGPMLRASGVPWDLRKVDHYECYDDFEWSVAWEKEGDCYARYRVRIEEMRQSLKILRQAITMIPGGPTENLEARRMAEGKKSEWYGFDYQYVAKKVAPTFKIPDGELYCRVESGKGELGVFIMGNNDVTPWRWKIRAADFNNLQILPHILKGAKVADIMAILGSIDVIMGSVDR; this comes from the coding sequence ATGACCCAGCTCGAGACCCGCACCGAGCCGATGGTGGTCAATTTCGGCCCCCATCACCCGTCGATGCACGGGGTGCTGCGGCTCGTGGTGACCCTCGATGGCGAGGACGTGATCGACTGCGAGCCGGTGATCGGCTATCTCCACCGCGGCATGGAGAAGATCGCCGAGAACCGCACCAACGTGATGTTCGTGCCCTACGTGAGCCGCTGGGACTATGCGGCGGGCATGTTCAACGAAGCGATCACGGTGAATGCGCCGGAGAAGCTGGCCGACGTGCCGGTGCCGAAGCGCGCCAGCTACATCCGGGTGCTGATGCTGGAGCTCAACCGCATCGCCAACCACCTGCTCTGGCTCGGCCCCTTCCTCGCGGATGTGGGCGCCCAGACGCCCTTCTTCTACATCTTCCGGGAGCGGGAGATGATCTACGACCTGTGGGAGGCCGCCACCGGCCAGCGGCTGATCAACAACAACTACTTCCGCATCGGCGGGGTGGCCGTGGATCTTCCCTACGGCTGGCTGGAGAAGTGCGCCGACTTCTGCGACTGGTTCGGCCCCAAGATCGACGAGTACGAGAAACTGATCACCAACAACCCCATCTTCCGCAAGCGGATCGAGGGACTGGGTGTCATCGGCAGGGAGCAGGCGATCAACTGGAGCCTCTCCGGTCCGATGCTGCGGGCCTCCGGCGTGCCCTGGGATCTGCGCAAGGTGGATCACTACGAGTGCTACGACGACTTCGAATGGTCGGTGGCCTGGGAAAAGGAGGGCGACTGCTATGCCCGCTACCGGGTGCGGATCGAGGAGATGCGCCAGTCGCTGAAGATCCTGCGCCAGGCCATCACCATGATTCCCGGCGGCCCCACCGAGAATCTGGAGGCCCGGCGGATGGCGGAAGGCAAGAAGAGCGAGTGGTACGGCTTCGACTACCAGTACGTCGCCAAGAAGGTGGCGCCCACCTTCAAGATTCCCGATGGTGAGCTCTACTGCCGGGTGGAATCCGGCAAGGGCGAACTGGGTGTGTTCATCATGGGCAACAACGACGTCACACCTTGGCGCTGGAAGATCCGCGCCGCCGATTTCAACAACCTCCAGATCCTTCCCCACATCCTCAAGGGGGCCAAGGTGGCCGACATCATGGCCATCCTGGGCTCGATCGACGTGATCATGGGATCGGTGGATCGGTGA
- a CDS encoding response regulator transcription factor produces MSQEPSAAAGPIPEPSGPPEGSEAAVSTPVRLLLVDDEPGLRTAVKAYLEDEGFAVTTANDGEEGWTAAQAQMPDVVITDVMMPRCDGYGLLKRLRADERLGGTPVIFLTAKGMTADRIAGFQAGADDYIPKPFDPDELVARVRNVVRRQERLLAEAARFADADIGAMARQITEIRSMLGGGGGSGTGSGGSTRKPVSDVRLDFTPREASVLQLVAEGMMNKEIARRLETSIRNVEKYVSRLFIKTGTASRTELVRFALEHGLVD; encoded by the coding sequence ATGAGCCAGGAACCCTCCGCCGCCGCCGGCCCCATTCCCGAGCCGTCCGGGCCGCCGGAGGGGTCCGAAGCCGCCGTCAGCACCCCGGTGCGGCTGCTGCTGGTCGATGACGAGCCCGGCCTGCGCACGGCGGTCAAGGCCTACCTGGAGGACGAGGGGTTCGCCGTCACCACCGCCAATGACGGCGAGGAGGGCTGGACGGCCGCCCAGGCCCAGATGCCCGATGTCGTCATCACCGACGTGATGATGCCCCGCTGCGACGGCTACGGCCTGCTGAAGCGTCTGCGGGCCGATGAGCGGCTCGGCGGCACGCCGGTGATCTTCCTCACCGCCAAGGGCATGACGGCCGATCGCATCGCCGGCTTCCAGGCCGGCGCCGACGACTACATCCCCAAGCCGTTCGATCCGGACGAGCTGGTGGCCCGGGTGCGCAACGTGGTGCGGCGCCAGGAGCGGCTGCTGGCGGAGGCGGCCCGCTTCGCCGATGCCGACATCGGCGCCATGGCGCGCCAGATCACCGAGATCCGCTCGATGCTGGGGGGCGGCGGTGGCTCCGGCACCGGCAGCGGCGGCAGCACCCGCAAGCCCGTGAGCGATGTCCGCCTCGACTTCACCCCCCGCGAGGCGAGCGTGCTGCAGCTGGTGGCCGAGGGAATGATGAACAAGGAGATCGCCCGCCGCCTGGAGACCTCGATCCGCAACGTCGAGAAGTACGTCAGCCGGCTGTTCATCAAGACCGGCACCGCCAGCCGCACCGAACTGGTGCGCTTCGCCCTTGAGCATGGGCTGGTGGATTGA
- a CDS encoding N-acetylglucosamine-6-phosphate deacetylase yields MRWLTNLRLAGDDPARAEAGWRWRVGVDDGGRIARVRPTPPGSRAGGEDWDGDWLSPGGVDLQINGGMGLAFPELSFDDLPRLEALLELLWSDGVDAICPTLVTCAPEALRRALAVLAEARRRHRPGRCRLLGAHLEGPFLAPERRGAHPAQHLQAPSRAALEGLIAGFTGGPDADVALVTLAPELEGADAVIAALRAAGVVVCLGHSGADAVQARRAFALGVGMLTHSFNAMAGLHHRAPGPVGEALLQGEVALGLIADGVHVDPTMAVLLQRLAPRQVVIVSDALAPYGLADGRHRWDERVLLVEDGSCRLEDGTLAGVTLPLLEGVRRLAGWGGLVPASIAAATLAPRRLLGERQPLEQLLLGRPLADTLRWSTATDGHLNWRRPAAVAGGSAAMAGGSEAVPQAPAP; encoded by the coding sequence ATGCGCTGGCTGACCAACCTGCGACTGGCGGGCGATGACCCGGCCCGGGCCGAGGCGGGCTGGCGCTGGCGGGTCGGTGTCGACGACGGGGGGCGGATCGCCCGGGTGCGGCCGACGCCCCCGGGCAGCCGGGCCGGAGGCGAGGACTGGGACGGCGACTGGCTGTCCCCGGGAGGGGTGGACCTGCAGATCAACGGCGGCATGGGGCTGGCCTTTCCCGAACTGAGCTTCGACGACCTGCCCCGCCTGGAGGCCTTACTGGAGCTGCTGTGGAGCGACGGGGTGGACGCCATCTGTCCCACCCTGGTGACCTGCGCCCCGGAGGCCCTGCGCCGGGCCCTGGCGGTGCTGGCCGAGGCACGCCGCCGGCACCGGCCCGGGCGCTGCCGTCTGCTGGGCGCCCACCTGGAGGGACCGTTCCTGGCGCCGGAGCGCCGGGGCGCCCACCCGGCCCAGCACCTGCAGGCCCCCAGCCGGGCCGCCCTCGAGGGGCTGATCGCCGGCTTCACGGGCGGCCCGGACGCCGATGTCGCCCTGGTGACCCTGGCCCCGGAACTGGAGGGGGCCGACGCGGTGATCGCGGCGCTGCGGGCCGCTGGCGTGGTGGTGTGCCTGGGCCACAGCGGCGCCGATGCGGTCCAGGCCCGCCGGGCCTTCGCCCTGGGGGTGGGGATGCTCACCCACAGCTTCAATGCCATGGCCGGGCTGCACCACCGTGCCCCGGGCCCCGTCGGGGAGGCCCTGCTGCAAGGGGAGGTGGCCCTGGGGCTGATCGCCGACGGCGTCCACGTCGACCCCACCATGGCGGTGCTGCTGCAGCGGCTGGCGCCCCGGCAGGTGGTGATCGTCAGTGATGCCCTGGCCCCCTACGGACTGGCCGACGGCCGCCACCGCTGGGACGAGCGCGTCCTGCTGGTGGAGGACGGCAGCTGCCGGCTGGAGGACGGCACCCTGGCGGGGGTGACCCTGCCGCTGCTGGAGGGGGTGCGGCGACTGGCGGGCTGGGGCGGCCTGGTGCCGGCGTCGATCGCCGCCGCCACCCTGGCGCCGCGGCGCCTGCTGGGGGAGCGGCAGCCGCTGGAGCAGCTGCTGCTGGGGCGGCCCCTGGCAGACACCCTGCGCTGGAGCACGGCGACCGACGGGCACCTGAACTGGCGACGCCCCGCGGCGGTGGCCGGCGGATCTGCGGCGATGGCCGGTGGATCCGAGGCGGTGCCCCAGGCCCCAGCTCCCTAG
- a CDS encoding DUF456 domain-containing protein: protein MTPAYLPSLDRADLLWWIALLIQALAIPGAVLPVAPGLTLLPVGALLWCWAVGWAAGWPALVLAVVLLLLGWGAEALGLLLGPARLQATRWSYVGAGVGLVVGLLGLLPALPVGGPLLGALVGPLLGASLGELITAPPSLGPPGLGRLRRSLLVGLAVVAGMLVSRVAQLLLALVGVLGFVLLTAGPFAPGPGG, encoded by the coding sequence ATGACCCCGGCCTACCTGCCCAGCCTCGACCGCGCCGATCTGCTCTGGTGGATCGCCCTGCTCATCCAGGCCCTCGCCATCCCCGGCGCCGTGCTGCCGGTGGCGCCCGGCCTGACCCTGCTGCCCGTGGGCGCCCTGCTCTGGTGCTGGGCCGTCGGCTGGGCGGCCGGCTGGCCGGCCCTGGTGCTGGCGGTGGTGCTGCTGCTCCTGGGCTGGGGGGCCGAGGCCCTGGGCCTGCTGCTCGGCCCGGCCCGGCTGCAGGCCACCCGCTGGAGCTACGTCGGTGCCGGCGTGGGGCTGGTGGTGGGGCTGCTGGGGCTGCTGCCGGCCCTGCCGGTGGGCGGGCCCCTGCTGGGGGCCCTGGTGGGGCCGCTGCTGGGCGCCAGCCTGGGAGAGCTGATCACCGCCCCGCCGTCCCTCGGCCCGCCCGGCCTGGGCCGCTTGCGGCGGTCCCTGCTGGTGGGCCTGGCGGTGGTGGCCGGGATGCTCGTGAGCCGGGTGGCCCAGCTGCTGCTGGCCCTGGTGGGGGTGCTGGGCTTCGTGCTGCTCACGGCGGGCCCCTTCGCCCCCGGGCCCGGAGGCTGA